The Desulfofalx alkaliphila DSM 12257 genome contains the following window.
AATTATCACAACCAATTTATCATTTTCTCAATGGAACCATGTTTTTGTAGACCAGATACTAACCGAAGCTGTAATTGACCGATTAATTCATCATTCACAGTTGCTGATATTTAACGGGGAGAGTTTTAGATACAAAGAATCATTACTGAAAAACTAGAATTTTGGGA
Protein-coding sequences here:
- a CDS encoding ATP-binding protein, which gives rise to QIEKLDLLILDELGYIPLHKAGAELLFQVISLCYEGKSIIITTNLSFSQWNHVFVDQILTEAVIDRLIHHSQLLIFNGESFRYKESLLKN